One genomic region from Candidatus Defluviilinea gracilis encodes:
- a CDS encoding amino acid ABC transporter ATP-binding protein yields MADEPIIKVQEVHKWYGNFHALKGINMEVAKGEVIVIFGPSGSGKSTFIRTLNRLEEHQRGKIMVDGIEMSHDVRNIEQIRSETGMVFQQFNLFPHLTVMQNIVLAPIQVRKWTKQKAEEIAMQLLERVGIPEQAKKFPGQLSGGQQQRVAIARSLAMQPKIMLFDEPTSALDPEMIKEVLDVMTELAKSGMTILAVTHEMGFARAVADRMIFFDKGEIVEQGTPEQIFNSPKEDRTKLFLSQILRH; encoded by the coding sequence ATGGCAGACGAACCGATCATCAAAGTTCAAGAAGTTCATAAATGGTATGGGAATTTCCATGCGTTGAAAGGGATCAACATGGAAGTGGCGAAAGGGGAAGTGATCGTTATCTTCGGGCCGTCGGGTTCGGGAAAGTCTACGTTCATCCGCACGCTCAATCGTCTTGAGGAACATCAACGCGGGAAGATCATGGTGGACGGCATCGAGATGAGCCACGATGTGCGCAACATCGAGCAGATTCGCAGTGAAACAGGCATGGTCTTTCAGCAGTTCAACCTGTTCCCGCATTTGACCGTGATGCAGAATATCGTCCTTGCGCCGATCCAAGTCCGCAAGTGGACGAAGCAGAAGGCGGAGGAGATCGCCATGCAATTGCTGGAGCGCGTTGGCATCCCCGAACAGGCGAAGAAATTCCCCGGTCAACTTTCGGGCGGACAGCAGCAACGCGTGGCAATCGCGCGCTCGCTGGCGATGCAGCCGAAGATCATGCTGTTCGACGAGCCGACCTCCGCGCTCGACCCTGAAATGATCAAAGAAGTGCTGGATGTGATGACCGAACTCGCAAAATCAGGCATGACCATCCTCGCTGTGACGCACGAAATGGGTTTCGCCCGCGCCGTCGCGGACCGCATGATCTTTTTCGACAAAGGTGAAATTGTGGAGCAGGGGACGCCTGAGCAGATCTTCAATTCCCCGAAGGAAGATCGGACGAAGTTGTTTTTGTCACAAATCTTGAGGCATTGA
- a CDS encoding type II toxin-antitoxin system death-on-curing family toxin, translating into MIRSLTITEVLEIYQRIMKQTGGLVAIRDFGALESALAQPYMTFGGNELYPNLAEKAAALGFSLIQNHPFADGNKRTGHAAMAMFLAINGYMIDASIDEQTEVILSVAAGKLERDQFTKWLSNHIREFS; encoded by the coding sequence ATGATTCGATCTCTCACCATCACCGAAGTTCTCGAAATATATCAACGCATTATGAAGCAAACTGGGGGCTTGGTTGCAATCCGAGACTTTGGCGCGCTCGAATCCGCGCTCGCCCAACCTTATATGACCTTCGGTGGAAATGAACTCTATCCCAACCTCGCAGAAAAAGCCGCGGCGTTGGGATTTTCTTTGATTCAAAACCATCCCTTTGCAGACGGAAACAAACGCACAGGTCATGCGGCTATGGCAATGTTTCTAGCGATCAACGGTTACATGATAGATGCAAGTATTGACGAACAAACGGAAGTTATCTTATCGGTTGCCGCTGGCAAGCTTGAACGCGACCAGTTTACGAAATGGCTCTCCAACCACATCAGAGAATTTTCGTGA
- a CDS encoding DNA-binding protein, whose amino-acid sequence MVTVTVTLSEDRFEKLQNLATQFNVPVEQLLRVSVEELVARPQEDFQKALEYVLETYNELYKRLA is encoded by the coding sequence ATGGTCACAGTTACAGTTACGCTTTCAGAAGACCGATTCGAAAAATTACAAAATCTTGCAACTCAGTTCAACGTTCCCGTCGAACAATTACTTCGAGTGAGTGTTGAGGAATTGGTCGCGCGTCCGCAAGAAGATTTTCAAAAAGCGCTTGAATACGTTTTGGAGACATACAACGAACTGTACAAGCGACTGGCATAA
- a CDS encoding type 2 isopentenyl-diphosphate Delta-isomerase, translated as MSKVAPIDQRKADHIKINLEQDVRSALTTGLENYRFIHEALPELDLNRLDTTVSLFRKLLAAPILISSMTGGTAEAETINLRLAEAAQEMNIAMGVGSQRAAIEHPEQARTFQVRRVAPDILLFANLGAVQLNYGYTIDHCRRAVDMIQADALILHLNPLQEAVQDAGDTNFDGLAKRIEEVCKQIEVPVIAKEVGWGISERTAKLLSDCGVSAIDVAGAGGTSWSQVEMHRAPDEFTRQLAATFVGWGIPTADSILNVKKATPDMTIFASGGIKDGLDIAKCIALGATLGGMAGQFLKAAAISTEQAVDMMKLTKRQIEVTMFASGAGTLKELTKDRLVVV; from the coding sequence ATGTCAAAAGTTGCGCCGATAGACCAGCGAAAAGCAGACCATATTAAGATCAACTTAGAGCAGGATGTCCGCTCTGCGCTGACAACAGGACTGGAGAATTACCGATTCATCCACGAAGCATTGCCCGAACTGGACTTAAACCGCCTCGATACGACGGTCAGCCTGTTTCGCAAACTTCTAGCGGCTCCCATCCTCATCTCTTCGATGACGGGCGGCACAGCCGAAGCCGAGACCATCAACCTGCGTCTCGCCGAAGCCGCGCAAGAGATGAACATCGCTATGGGAGTCGGCAGTCAACGCGCGGCGATCGAACACCCCGAACAAGCGCGGACGTTTCAAGTCCGCCGCGTCGCGCCTGATATTTTATTGTTCGCAAATCTTGGCGCAGTACAACTCAATTACGGCTACACCATTGACCACTGCCGCCGCGCCGTAGACATGATCCAAGCCGACGCGTTGATCCTCCATTTGAATCCGTTACAAGAAGCCGTGCAAGATGCGGGCGACACAAATTTTGATGGGCTTGCAAAACGAATCGAGGAAGTCTGCAAACAAATCGAGGTCCCCGTCATTGCAAAAGAAGTCGGCTGGGGAATCTCCGAACGAACAGCAAAGTTATTATCCGATTGCGGCGTTTCCGCCATTGACGTCGCAGGCGCGGGCGGCACAAGTTGGTCACAAGTGGAAATGCACCGCGCCCCCGACGAATTCACCCGTCAACTCGCCGCGACGTTTGTTGGCTGGGGAATCCCAACGGCAGATTCAATTTTGAATGTGAAGAAAGCAACCCCCGACATGACCATCTTCGCCAGCGGCGGCATCAAAGATGGACTCGACATCGCCAAGTGCATCGCCCTCGGCGCAACGCTCGGCGGCATGGCAGGTCAATTCCTCAAAGCCGCGGCAATTTCGACCGAGCAAGCAGTTGACATGATGAAACTAACGAAGCGGCAGATCGAGGTGACGATGTTTGCTTCGGGTGCCGGAACATTGAAAGAGCTAACAAAAGACAGGCTTGTGGTTGTATAA
- the acpP gene encoding acyl carrier protein codes for MSDTFNDVKAIIKDLLGADEAKITPEARFREDLEADSLDLVELIMAFEDKFGAEISDEAAQKIATVGDAVSYIDSHK; via the coding sequence ATGTCTGACACATTTAACGACGTAAAGGCGATTATCAAGGATTTACTGGGCGCCGACGAGGCGAAGATCACACCCGAGGCTCGCTTCCGCGAGGACCTTGAGGCTGATTCGCTCGACTTGGTGGAGTTGATCATGGCGTTTGAAGACAAGTTCGGCGCCGAGATTTCCGACGAAGCCGCCCAAAAGATCGCTACCGTCGGTGACGCCGTTTCGTACATCGACTCGCATAAGTAA
- the sucD gene encoding succinate--CoA ligase subunit alpha produces the protein MSILINKNTRLLVQGITGNEGLFHSTQMLAYGTNLVAGVTPGKGGEWVLDGKVPVFDSVKLAKEATDANCAVIFVPARFAPDAMFEAADAGIPLVVCITEGVAVQDMMRVRNYLDQKNVRLVGPNCPGMLTPGESKVGIIPGNIAIPGNVGVVSRSGTLTYEVLYALKLVGMGASTCVGIGGDPVNGTNFIDVLEMFEHDPHTEKVVLIGEIGGSDEDKAAEFIASKMTKPVVSFIAGQTAPPGKRMGHAGAIIEGGAGTAEGKVKALEAAGVKVAKHPEEIPSLLK, from the coding sequence ATGAGCATCCTGATCAACAAAAACACAAGACTTCTCGTGCAGGGTATCACCGGCAACGAAGGACTCTTTCATTCCACACAAATGCTGGCATACGGAACAAATCTCGTCGCGGGTGTGACGCCCGGCAAAGGCGGCGAATGGGTGCTGGATGGAAAAGTCCCCGTATTCGATTCGGTCAAACTCGCAAAAGAAGCGACCGACGCGAACTGCGCGGTGATCTTCGTCCCTGCCCGCTTCGCGCCCGACGCGATGTTTGAAGCGGCAGACGCGGGCATTCCCCTCGTCGTGTGCATCACCGAAGGCGTCGCTGTGCAAGACATGATGCGCGTGCGAAATTATCTCGACCAGAAAAACGTTCGCTTGGTTGGTCCGAACTGCCCAGGCATGCTGACCCCCGGCGAATCAAAAGTTGGCATCATCCCCGGCAACATCGCCATCCCCGGCAACGTGGGAGTCGTTTCGCGCTCAGGCACGCTCACGTATGAAGTGTTGTACGCGTTGAAACTCGTCGGCATGGGCGCATCCACGTGCGTGGGCATCGGCGGCGACCCGGTCAATGGAACGAATTTCATTGACGTGCTGGAAATGTTCGAACACGATCCGCACACCGAAAAAGTTGTGCTCATCGGCGAGATCGGCGGCTCGGATGAGGACAAAGCCGCAGAATTTATCGCATCGAAGATGACCAAGCCTGTCGTTTCATTCATCGCAGGCCAGACCGCCCCTCCCGGTAAGCGGATGGGTCACGCGGGCGCGATCATCGAAGGCGGCGCGGGGACTGCGGAAGGCAAAGTCAAAGCGCTCGAAGCCGCGGGAGTCAAAGTAGCGAAACATCCCGAGGAGATTCCGTCGCTATTGAAGTAA
- the sucC gene encoding ADP-forming succinate--CoA ligase subunit beta, whose translation MKLHEYQSKTIFAKYGIPIPKGRVAATAVEAKHIAEELGGRVVVKSQVLVGGRGKAGGIKVAKSAAEAEGLAQQILAMEIKGLPVRKVLVDEAAAIEHEIYFAITNDRAAKKPVMIASGEGGIDIEEVAATTPEKIIKVHIDPLLGLRDYQSRDVAASIDLPREHWRDFSKIAAGLWQAYLETDATLAEINPLVITKDKRLVALDGKMMIDDNALFRHTDLNEMRDIDEEEPAETEARKYGLSYIKLDGNIGCMVNGAGLAMTSMDIVKLFGGSPANFLDIGGGAGSDKVSAAMKIILSDPNVKAVLFNIFGGITRCDEVARGILVAMDEVKPKVPMVVRLVGTNAEEGREILKSAKMITAETLADAAKKAVEAAR comes from the coding sequence ATGAAACTTCACGAGTATCAATCCAAAACGATCTTTGCAAAGTATGGAATCCCGATCCCCAAGGGACGGGTGGCGGCTACCGCAGTGGAGGCGAAACACATCGCCGAAGAGCTGGGGGGCCGCGTTGTTGTTAAATCGCAGGTGCTGGTGGGCGGACGCGGCAAAGCGGGCGGCATCAAAGTTGCCAAAAGCGCGGCAGAAGCCGAGGGACTCGCACAACAGATCCTCGCGATGGAGATCAAGGGCTTGCCCGTTCGAAAAGTGCTGGTGGACGAAGCCGCCGCCATCGAACATGAAATTTATTTTGCTATCACGAACGATCGCGCCGCGAAAAAACCTGTGATGATCGCCTCGGGCGAAGGCGGCATTGACATCGAGGAAGTAGCCGCGACGACACCTGAGAAAATTATCAAGGTGCATATCGATCCGCTGTTGGGGTTGCGCGATTACCAGTCGCGCGATGTCGCCGCTTCGATTGACCTGCCGCGCGAACATTGGCGCGACTTCAGCAAGATCGCGGCGGGACTGTGGCAAGCCTATCTCGAAACCGACGCGACGCTGGCAGAGATCAATCCGCTGGTCATCACGAAAGACAAACGATTGGTCGCGCTCGACGGCAAAATGATGATTGACGACAACGCGTTGTTCCGTCACACAGACTTGAACGAGATGCGCGACATTGACGAAGAAGAGCCCGCCGAGACCGAGGCGCGGAAGTACGGACTCTCTTACATCAAACTCGATGGCAACATCGGGTGCATGGTCAACGGCGCGGGCTTGGCAATGACTAGTATGGACATCGTCAAACTCTTCGGCGGCTCGCCCGCCAACTTCCTGGACATCGGCGGTGGCGCAGGCTCGGATAAAGTTTCCGCGGCGATGAAAATCATTTTGTCCGACCCCAACGTGAAAGCGGTTCTCTTCAACATTTTTGGCGGCATCACCCGTTGCGACGAAGTGGCGCGTGGAATTTTGGTCGCCATGGATGAAGTCAAACCGAAAGTTCCGATGGTCGTGCGGCTCGTCGGCACGAACGCGGAAGAAGGACGCGAAATTTTGAAATCTGCAAAAATGATCACGGCAGAGACTCTTGCCGACGCGGCGAAGAAGGCAGTGGAGGCGGCGAGATGA
- a CDS encoding ABC transporter ATP-binding protein, whose protein sequence is MKNLLRTRIFLKPYTWQILATLLMLFIMTALNLLVPRIIQTAVDDGLTRRDMRQITQSALLLLGLGLGSAFLSLVNRYTTEWIAAHVGYDLRNRTFDHIQHMTFTYHDHTQSGQLISRCIEDVRSIEKFSGTAVSDLVKFVMLAVGVIYSMVAENPFLAGIALVPMIPLVLMTSSFGTKIGKLFFIVDQAMGEVSNRLQENVVGVQVVRAFAREKYEIKRFTDANNVVFKSWVHVIDEWSKIMPTTNWLTTVSVILILWFGGQMVMDGTLTIGAIVAFNAYILMMAEPAQQLTGLVNAGGEAAAGAQRVFEVLDVEPAIQSAPNAVKMESLRGEVEFRDVRLNYKGEKTVSLNGVSVNVKPNQIIALIGPTGSGKTSFINLIPRFYDVTDGSVFVDGVDVREMDLVTLRKQIGIVLQTSLLFSDSIKANIAYGRPEATMDEVIAAAKAAQAHEFIEGFTNGYDTIVGERGVTLSGGQRQRVAIARALLMNPRILILDDSTSSVDTQTEKLIQAALDTLMEGRTTFVIAHRLSTVRRADLILVLDKGQIAERGTHEELLKRGGLYKEIHDLQLVDHAGFAEEMEENFLAERSEPIGERSRSESSQEA, encoded by the coding sequence ATGAAAAATTTACTCAGAACTCGAATTTTCCTCAAGCCATACACATGGCAGATCCTTGCGACTCTCTTGATGCTGTTCATCATGACCGCGCTCAACCTCCTCGTCCCGCGCATCATTCAGACAGCGGTGGATGACGGACTCACTCGCCGCGATATGCGACAGATCACACAGTCCGCGCTTCTCCTTCTCGGACTTGGGCTTGGTTCGGCTTTCCTCAGCCTGGTCAACCGTTACACGACTGAATGGATCGCGGCTCACGTTGGCTATGACCTGCGTAACCGCACGTTCGATCACATCCAGCATATGACGTTTACGTACCACGATCATACGCAATCGGGACAACTCATCTCGCGTTGTATCGAAGACGTCCGCTCGATAGAAAAATTTTCAGGCACGGCGGTTTCCGACCTTGTGAAGTTTGTCATGCTCGCCGTTGGAGTGATCTATTCGATGGTCGCGGAGAATCCATTCCTGGCGGGGATCGCGCTCGTGCCGATGATTCCGCTTGTGTTGATGACCTCCAGTTTTGGCACGAAGATCGGAAAATTATTCTTCATCGTGGATCAAGCAATGGGCGAGGTCTCGAATCGCTTGCAGGAAAATGTCGTCGGCGTGCAAGTCGTCCGCGCGTTTGCGCGTGAGAAATACGAGATCAAACGGTTCACCGATGCGAACAATGTCGTTTTCAAATCATGGGTGCATGTCATTGACGAGTGGTCGAAGATCATGCCGACCACCAACTGGCTCACGACGGTCAGCGTCATCTTGATCCTGTGGTTCGGCGGGCAGATGGTCATGGACGGAACGTTGACCATCGGCGCGATCGTCGCGTTCAACGCGTACATCTTGATGATGGCGGAACCAGCCCAACAGTTGACGGGACTCGTCAACGCGGGCGGGGAGGCGGCGGCTGGCGCGCAACGTGTCTTCGAAGTGTTGGACGTGGAGCCAGCGATCCAGTCCGCGCCGAATGCGGTGAAGATGGAATCCCTGCGCGGCGAGGTCGAGTTCCGCGATGTGCGGCTGAATTACAAAGGCGAAAAAACCGTCTCGTTGAATGGTGTCAGCGTAAACGTCAAACCGAATCAGATCATCGCATTGATCGGACCGACGGGTTCGGGCAAAACCTCATTCATCAATCTCATTCCGCGCTTCTACGATGTGACCGATGGCAGTGTGTTCGTGGATGGCGTGGATGTCCGCGAAATGGATTTGGTGACTCTGAGAAAGCAAATTGGCATCGTTTTGCAAACTTCGCTGTTATTTTCCGACTCGATTAAAGCAAACATTGCCTATGGCCGCCCCGAAGCGACGATGGACGAAGTCATCGCCGCCGCGAAAGCCGCGCAAGCGCATGAGTTTATCGAAGGGTTTACCAACGGCTACGACACTATCGTCGGCGAGCGCGGCGTGACGCTTTCAGGCGGACAACGTCAACGCGTGGCGATTGCGCGCGCGCTGTTGATGAATCCGCGCATTTTGATTCTCGATGACTCAACTTCATCGGTGGATACTCAAACTGAAAAACTAATCCAAGCCGCGCTGGATACGCTGATGGAAGGACGCACAACGTTCGTGATCGCGCACCGTTTATCTACAGTGAGACGCGCCGATTTGATCCTCGTGCTGGATAAAGGTCAAATCGCCGAACGAGGCACGCATGAAGAACTTCTCAAACGCGGAGGACTGTACAAAGAAATCCATGACCTGCAATTGGTAGATCACGCTGGTTTTGCGGAGGAGATGGAGGAAAACTTCCTCGCTGAGCGGAGCGAGCCGATAGGCGAGCGCAGTCGAAGCGAGAGCAGTCAGGAAGCATAA
- a CDS encoding GIY-YIG nuclease family protein: MPYLVYILECADGSFYTGSTDNINKRLWQHQEGVESSAYTFSRRPVKLVWASDETKYYYDALRWERQIKGWSRAKKQALIRGDFDGIHEIVKTERKQRENKKKPPR, encoded by the coding sequence ATGCCTTATCTTGTTTATATCCTTGAATGCGCTGATGGCTCCTTTTACACAGGAAGCACTGACAACATCAATAAACGACTCTGGCAACATCAAGAAGGCGTTGAGTCATCCGCGTACACTTTTTCTCGTAGACCTGTGAAGTTGGTTTGGGCTTCGGACGAAACAAAATATTATTACGATGCCCTCCGATGGGAGCGACAGATCAAAGGTTGGAGCCGCGCCAAGAAGCAAGCATTAATTCGCGGTGACTTTGATGGAATTCACGAGATCGTAAAGACTGAAAGAAAGCAGAGAGAAAATAAAAAGAAACCTCCTCGCTGA
- a CDS encoding ABC transporter ATP-binding protein, which translates to MKPYAPRMFFALTLMIIVTAAAVSGPYFVKLAIDEGVGAKDAHALRNIVLAYLIVSVVQLVTNFYRVRIMSRVGQHVLYDVRTAMFEHLQNLSLSFYNRYSVGRVITRVINDVGTLREFITWAVLAIVRNLLGIIGTLVAMLALDVKLSLLTFTVLPFMVLATIIFRKAARQSYRKIRAAVSWTNSVLAENVNGVRVVQAFSRQEKNYSTFNGYVNRYYLETSLDAAKVASLFTPVVDVLGAIATAIVVYVGGKYVLNTEITAGVLIAFILYIDRFFEPIRDMSRRFDTLQSTMAGGERILELLSQPVEVRDAENAKGLEAIVGGVRFEDVQFHYSDDPTLVLNQINLNVDAGQTVALVGETGAGKTTIVKLLARFHDPTSGCVRVDGVDLRTVTQASLRRQMGMVLQDPFLFTGTVKENILFGRLDANDEEVIRAAQAVGAHEFIMGLKNGYETSVEEGGATLSVGQRQLISFARALLADPRILILDEATSSVDTQTEQIIQHALATLLKGRTSFVIAHRLSTITSADKIVVIHDGKIVEQGSHTELLANQGMYYELYRTGFQE; encoded by the coding sequence GTGAAACCGTATGCGCCGCGCATGTTCTTTGCGTTGACCCTGATGATCATTGTCACTGCCGCGGCTGTGTCGGGACCGTACTTCGTCAAACTTGCGATTGACGAAGGCGTCGGCGCGAAAGATGCCCACGCGTTGAGAAATATCGTGCTGGCGTATTTGATTGTGTCGGTCGTTCAACTCGTGACTAACTTCTACCGTGTGCGGATCATGTCTCGCGTGGGGCAACACGTGTTGTACGATGTCCGCACGGCGATGTTCGAGCATTTGCAGAATCTGTCGTTGAGTTTTTATAACCGCTACAGTGTGGGGCGTGTCATCACGCGCGTTATCAATGATGTTGGCACATTGCGCGAGTTCATCACGTGGGCGGTGCTGGCAATTGTGCGGAATCTGCTTGGCATCATCGGTACGTTGGTTGCGATGCTCGCGCTGGATGTGAAGTTGTCATTGCTCACGTTTACCGTTTTGCCGTTCATGGTGCTGGCGACGATCATCTTCCGCAAAGCCGCGCGGCAGAGTTATCGCAAAATTCGCGCCGCCGTTTCGTGGACGAATTCGGTGCTGGCGGAGAATGTCAACGGGGTGCGGGTGGTGCAGGCGTTCTCGCGGCAGGAGAAAAATTATTCCACCTTCAACGGGTATGTGAATCGTTATTATCTCGAAACGAGTCTCGATGCGGCGAAGGTCGCGTCGCTATTCACGCCAGTGGTGGATGTGCTCGGCGCGATCGCAACTGCCATCGTTGTGTATGTCGGCGGGAAATATGTGTTGAATACCGAGATCACTGCAGGCGTGTTGATCGCGTTCATTTTGTACATTGACCGCTTCTTCGAGCCGATCCGCGATATGAGTCGGCGCTTCGACACGCTTCAATCCACGATGGCGGGCGGCGAGCGGATTCTCGAACTGCTCAGCCAGCCCGTCGAGGTGCGGGATGCGGAAAATGCCAAAGGGTTAGAGGCAATCGTCGGCGGCGTCCGATTCGAAGATGTCCAGTTCCATTATTCCGATGATCCGACTCTCGTCCTCAATCAAATTAATTTAAATGTGGATGCGGGGCAGACAGTGGCGTTGGTCGGGGAGACGGGCGCGGGCAAGACGACCATCGTGAAGTTGCTGGCACGCTTCCATGATCCGACGTCGGGCTGTGTGCGCGTGGACGGCGTCGACCTGCGGACGGTGACTCAGGCGTCGCTGAGGCGGCAGATGGGGATGGTTCTGCAAGACCCGTTTCTGTTCACTGGCACGGTGAAGGAAAATATTTTGTTCGGTCGTTTGGATGCAAATGATGAGGAAGTGATCCGCGCGGCGCAGGCGGTGGGCGCGCATGAGTTCATCATGGGCTTGAAAAATGGATACGAGACTTCGGTGGAGGAAGGCGGCGCGACGTTGAGCGTGGGGCAGAGACAATTGATCTCGTTCGCGCGCGCGTTGCTCGCCGACCCGCGCATTTTGATTTTAGATGAAGCGACCTCGTCGGTGGATACGCAGACCGAGCAGATCATCCAACACGCGCTGGCGACTCTGTTGAAGGGACGCACATCCTTCGTGATCGCGCACCGCCTTTCAACCATCACATCCGCAGATAAAATCGTGGTCATTCACGATGGGAAGATTGTTGAGCAAGGTTCGCATACCGAGTTGCTGGCGAATCAGGGGATGTATTACGAGTTGTATCGGACGGGGTTTCAGGAGTAG
- a CDS encoding DUF2281 domain-containing protein → MAIPRILEDIQNLPPEAQKQVSDFVAFLKARYSEVSRKKSKRGKLEDEPFIGMWKDREDMRDSVRWVRESREREWGSK, encoded by the coding sequence ATGGCTATTCCTAGAATCCTTGAAGATATTCAAAACCTTCCTCCCGAAGCGCAAAAACAAGTTTCTGATTTTGTGGCTTTTCTAAAAGCGCGCTACAGTGAAGTTTCGCGCAAAAAGTCCAAACGCGGAAAACTCGAAGATGAGCCTTTTATTGGGATGTGGAAAGATCGCGAAGATATGCGTGATAGCGTGAGATGGGTGCGGGAATCTCGCGAACGTGAGTGGGGAAGTAAATGA
- a CDS encoding PIN domain-containing protein, with product MSIVLVDTDILIDAAAQNADAIDCLKHFEGKSTLVVSAVTELELLVGCRNKIELQNTDRLLERFQVVPLNEQISNGAVGLIRKYRLSHGLLLADALIAATALVVDCEFVSKNQRDYRFVYDLKLLPYPLR from the coding sequence ATGAGCATCGTGCTCGTAGACACTGACATACTGATTGACGCTGCCGCTCAAAATGCTGATGCGATTGACTGTTTGAAGCATTTTGAGGGAAAGTCAACGCTCGTGGTAAGCGCAGTGACAGAGTTGGAACTTCTGGTTGGTTGTCGAAACAAAATCGAATTACAAAACACAGACCGATTGCTTGAGCGATTTCAGGTTGTCCCACTGAACGAACAAATTTCAAATGGAGCGGTTGGTTTAATTCGTAAATACCGCCTGAGTCATGGGTTGCTTCTTGCAGACGCTTTAATCGCGGCAACCGCGCTCGTTGTGGACTGTGAATTCGTTTCCAAGAATCAGAGGGATTATCGGTTTGTGTATGATCTGAAACTTTTACCCTATCCATTGAGGTAG
- a CDS encoding YgiT-type zinc finger protein translates to MFKCHVCGSTEYREEVVNEVFQIDGKPVLVEKIPAQVCTRCGEEIFSRETTEKVRLLVHGKAKPIKSVQVDVFAYA, encoded by the coding sequence ATGTTCAAGTGCCATGTATGCGGTTCGACAGAATACCGCGAAGAAGTAGTGAACGAGGTATTTCAAATTGACGGCAAACCTGTGCTCGTAGAAAAAATCCCTGCGCAGGTATGTACTCGTTGTGGTGAGGAAATTTTCAGCCGCGAAACGACCGAGAAAGTACGCCTGCTGGTTCATGGGAAGGCGAAACCGATCAAGTCTGTGCAGGTAGATGTGTTTGCGTACGCCTGA
- a CDS encoding putative toxin-antitoxin system toxin component, PIN family: MARVVLDTNVLVSGVIASGHSARILYSARQNRITLVTSPHLLAEFNDVIAHRLSTITSADKIVVIHDGKIIEQGSHAELLANQGMYYELYRTGFQE, translated from the coding sequence ATGGCAAGAGTCGTTCTTGATACGAATGTGTTAGTCAGCGGGGTAATTGCTTCGGGTCATTCTGCCCGAATTCTTTATTCAGCGCGGCAAAACAGGATAACGCTCGTGACATCGCCACATTTGCTGGCGGAATTCAATGATGTGATCGCGCATCGCCTTTCGACGATTACATCCGCAGATAAAATCGTGGTCATTCACGATGGGAAGATCATCGAGCAAGGCTCACATGCTGAGTTGCTGGCGAATCAGGGGATGTATTATGAGTTGTATCGGACGGGGTTTCAGGAATGA